DNA sequence from the Acidobacteriota bacterium genome:
ACGACGACCTGGAGGACTACCTGCGGGCCTTCTCCTACACGTCGCCGGCGCTCTGCAGCGAGGAGGCGCTGGAGCGGGCGGCCTACGAACTCGGGGCCGACAATTTGGCCGAGGGCGTCTGCTACGTCGAGGTCCGCCTGGCGCCCCAACTTCATACCGGGCCGGACTTGGACATCGCCGGGGTCCTGGAGGCCGTCGACCGCGGCCTCGCCCGGGTCCAGCGTGAACACGAGGCAACGGAGAGCGTCAGAAGCGGCGCCGAGCCGCCCTTCCGCTACGGCATCATCGCCTGCGCGCTGCGCATGTTCGGACCCGCACACAGTCCCTACTACCGTGGCCTGTACTCGGCCCTGAACGGCTGGACCAGGCCGGAGATTCACGCCGCCGCTTCGCTCTCGCTGGCCCGCTCCGTGGTCGAGGCCCGCGACCGGCTCGGGCTACCGGTGGTGGCCTTCGATCTCGCAGGCGCCGAAGCCGGCAACCCGGCAGCCGTGCATCGGGACGCATTCCTCTTCGCCCAGCAGAACTTCCTGATGAAGACGATCCACGCCGGCGAGGCCTACGGTCCCGAGAGCATCTTCCAGGCGATCACCCTGCTGCAGGCGGACCGGATCGGGCACGGGACCCACCTCTACGCCGCGGACCGGCTCCGCCGCGACAACCCGAACTCGGCGGCGGCGAAGGATCCCGAGCGCTACATCAGCAGCCTGGCCCAGTACATCAGCGATCGCCGCATCACGCTCGAGGTCTGCATCACCTCGAACCTGCAGAGCATTCAGCGACTTCAGAAGTTCTCCGACCACCCGTTCGGACGGATGATGGAAGACCGGCTCTCGGTCACTCTCTGCACCGACAACCGGCTCATGTCGCGAACCTCCGTGACCAAGGAGATCGCCTCCGCCTGCGAGGCCTTCAACCTGACCCACGAAGACCTGCGCAACGTGATCATCTACGGCTTCAAGCGCAGCTTCTACCCCGGCAGCTACCTCGAAAAGCGCGCCTACGTCCGCCGCGTGATCGATCACTACAACGAGGTGATGGCGGCGGAGGCGGCGAAGAACTGACTTTTAGCCGGAAGCCGAGGCCGCCATCTTCGCCTGTCGCCGGCGCCAGCGCTCCCGCGCCTTCTCCGCTTCCGCCTCCCGGTTGCGCGCCGGCGCGGTCGTCGTGAGTTCCCCGAGGAGCACGGCGGTCGCCTCGGCGACGGCGTCCACTGCCTGCTCGAAGGCGGCTTCGTTCGCGCGCGACGGCCTGGTCGAACCACTGACCTTGCGCACGTACTGGAGGGCCGCGGCGCGTACTTCGTCTTCGCTCGCGGGCGGCTCGAAGTTGTAGAGAACGCGGATGTTCCTGCACATGGTCGTCTCCCTCAGCGGGCGCGAACGCCGGCATTCCGGTAGGTGGGCCAGTCCGGCGCGTAGTCCGTGCTCTGATCGCCCCAGGCGGTCCAGAGTTCCGAGTGCCGCCCCCGGGCGAACAGCTCCAGGTACGGCCCCGGGCTACACGCTTCGATGATGTCGTAGAGCTCGTCCGGCTTGCGGGAGTGCTCACGCTTGCGCGAACGGATGATGTTGACCTGACGCCTGCCCGGCGGAAGGGTCCGCAGCCTGCCTCGCACTCCGAACAGGACGAGTTCGGTCGTGTTGCGGAAGTAGAAGCCGACTCCCCGGCCATCCGGACCACCGTCCTTGCGGACCTTGTGCCAGACCAGGTTCGTCTTGTAGGTGAAGCCCCAGCGCCGCATCACGTCGAGACCTTCCCGGAGGAGGGCATTCGGCACCCAAAGGTAGAGATGGGCGTGCTCGGCGCAGGCGTCCGCGACCGGAATCGCTTCGATCTCCGCCCGCTTCAGGGTTGGATACCGGCTCAGACGGCGATGCTCCGGCGCCACCTTGCCCGTTCGATTCACGAACTGCCAAGGCGGATCGGCCAGAACAGTGCCGAAGACGCTGCAGGCATGAGCCTCTTCGAAGTCGGAGGCCGCGGAGTGTTCGGTCGCGGGCATGGCCCGACCGATGGTAGCGCCGACTATCGCTCCTCCAACGCGTACCGCAGGAGGAGCCAGCCGTCCGGGTCGATCCGGAGGCGCTCGAGCCGGGCCGGCACGGGCAGCGATGCGGCGGTGCGTTCGCCTTCGACGTCGACGCGGCCGTGAACGGCGCGGCCGTCCTCCAGCACCGCCTCCACTTCCAGCGGCAACCGGTAGATCGTCGGTCCCGTCTGACGCACCCCGACCTCTATCGTCGATTCCGCGGCGTCGAACTCCCATTCGATCTGGAGCTCCGGCACGCCGGGCCGGCGGAGCCACTGGTCGAAGAACCAGTCGAGCTTCCGCCCCGAAACCTCCTCCATCACCGCCGCGAAGTCGGCGGTCGAGGCATTGCGGTCCCGGAAGCGTTCGTAGTAGGTCCGCATTCCCTTCCAGAACGCACCGTCGCCGACTTCACCGCGGAGCATGTGCAACACCCAGGCCGCCTTCTGGTACACGTTCGGGCTGAGCAGGCGCCGCGGATCGGGCACCGACTCCGGCACGATCACCGAGTCCGGCGCCTCCTCGACGTAACTCAGGACCCTCGTCCGGTTGCGGTCCATCTGCTCCAGGAAGCGCTCGCGGCCGTACGTCCACTCCAGGTAGCAGGCGGTCAGGTAGGTCGCGAAGCCCTCGCTGAGCCAGACGTGGGGCCAGTCGCTCTCGGTGACGGAATCGCCGAACCACTGGTGGGCGATCTCGTGCGCGATCAGGGTCTCGATGCCGCCTTCGCGGTCGACCGCATCCTCGTCGTAGAAGACGTTGCCGGCGTTCTCCAGACCGCCCCAGCGGGTCGTCGTCTGCACGTTGCCAAGCTTGACGTACGGGTAGTCGCCCAGCCGACGCTCGAACGTCCCCAGCACTCGCGCCGCCGGCGCGAAGGCCCTCAGCCCGGCTTCACGGTCCTGGGGATAGACCCAGATCTCGACGGGCACACCGTTGACCTCGGCTTGCCGGTGGCGAGCGAAGCGTGCGACGCCAACCGCCATCACCTTGGTCGCCACCGGCGCCCGGCTCCGCCACTCGGTCCGGCGCAGACCGCCGCCGAGATCGACGGCCTCGATGAAACCACCGGTGGCGATGACCTGGTAGTGCGAAGGCGCTGTCACCACGAACGCCACGGTCGCCTTGTCGGACGGGTGATCGACCACCGGCAGCCAGTGATGGGCCCGGTTCGGCCAGTTGTCGGCAAAGAAGGTGCGCTCGCCGTGCCGGTTCCGGCCGATCGTGAAACCGTCGGCCGGGACGCCGCGGTACCGAACCTCGATGCGGTGTCGTTCACCGACCGCAGCTTCGCGGTCCAGGCTGACGAGGAGCCGGTCGTCCTGCTGCCGGAAACGAAGAGCCCGGCCAGGCTGAGGCGTTTCCGCAGCCGGGTCGGCGAC
Encoded proteins:
- a CDS encoding M1 family metallopeptidase codes for the protein MTSAGRPGHVAVRLALPLLLAAALAAPTLAQRPGAAIDVLDYRFELELSDQTDEIEAKATIAFRILRGVTEVAFDLDDLVEGSSLEADGKAGEGRSAGVMVVSSARVADPAAETPQPGRALRFRQQDDRLLVSLDREAAVGERHRIEVRYRGVPADGFTIGRNRHGERTFFADNWPNRAHHWLPVVDHPSDKATVAFVVTAPSHYQVIATGGFIEAVDLGGGLRRTEWRSRAPVATKVMAVGVARFARHRQAEVNGVPVEIWVYPQDREAGLRAFAPAARVLGTFERRLGDYPYVKLGNVQTTTRWGGLENAGNVFYDEDAVDREGGIETLIAHEIAHQWFGDSVTESDWPHVWLSEGFATYLTACYLEWTYGRERFLEQMDRNRTRVLSYVEEAPDSVIVPESVPDPRRLLSPNVYQKAAWVLHMLRGEVGDGAFWKGMRTYYERFRDRNASTADFAAVMEEVSGRKLDWFFDQWLRRPGVPELQIEWEFDAAESTIEVGVRQTGPTIYRLPLEVEAVLEDGRAVHGRVDVEGERTAASLPVPARLERLRIDPDGWLLLRYALEER
- a CDS encoding MT-A70 family methyltransferase — translated: MPATEHSAASDFEEAHACSVFGTVLADPPWQFVNRTGKVAPEHRRLSRYPTLKRAEIEAIPVADACAEHAHLYLWVPNALLREGLDVMRRWGFTYKTNLVWHKVRKDGGPDGRGVGFYFRNTTELVLFGVRGRLRTLPPGRRQVNIIRSRKREHSRKPDELYDIIEACSPGPYLELFARGRHSELWTAWGDQSTDYAPDWPTYRNAGVRAR
- a CDS encoding adenosine deaminase family protein, yielding MQSAHHNDLNAPVPSADLIGRLPKTDLHVHLDGSLRLDTLIELARDARLELPSQTPEGLLELVFKERYDDLEDYLRAFSYTSPALCSEEALERAAYELGADNLAEGVCYVEVRLAPQLHTGPDLDIAGVLEAVDRGLARVQREHEATESVRSGAEPPFRYGIIACALRMFGPAHSPYYRGLYSALNGWTRPEIHAAASLSLARSVVEARDRLGLPVVAFDLAGAEAGNPAAVHRDAFLFAQQNFLMKTIHAGEAYGPESIFQAITLLQADRIGHGTHLYAADRLRRDNPNSAAAKDPERYISSLAQYISDRRITLEVCITSNLQSIQRLQKFSDHPFGRMMEDRLSVTLCTDNRLMSRTSVTKEIASACEAFNLTHEDLRNVIIYGFKRSFYPGSYLEKRAYVRRVIDHYNEVMAAEAAKN
- a CDS encoding DUF2277 domain-containing protein, which encodes MCRNIRVLYNFEPPASEDEVRAAALQYVRKVSGSTRPSRANEAAFEQAVDAVAEATAVLLGELTTTAPARNREAEAEKARERWRRRQAKMAASASG